The Candidatus Zymogenaceae bacterium region AGTACATCGCCTCCCGGGGCACCACTTCTCCGTCGATGGGTCCGTAGGTTGCGCCTATCAGGGATCTGTTCATGGCCATATGTCGTACTCCTTAAAAGAGGCCGATTATTTTTATATACGTGATGTATCAAATCACGACACCCCTGTCAAGACGAAGAGGGTATTCAATTGACACCGATAGAGGAGCATGGTAGCGTATCGGTGTACCTCATATGCGAGGGGAACAATGAGCATTCCGTTACATCATCGGCTCCGCATCCCGGCCGTCCTTCTCCTGGTCGCTTCCATCATGCTCTCTGTAGTCTCGTGCCGAAAGAGTCTCTCGGACGAGGATCTGATTCGGGGAATAATCGAGAGCGCCGCCCGGGCCGCCGTTGAAAAGGACATCAAGGGCGTCACCGAGCACGTATCGGACTCATACAAAGATGAGTACGGCAACGACCGGGACGCCCTGAAGGGATTGTTATTCGTCTATTTCAGACAGTACGACCGCATCAATGTGTACATCCGGGATACCGAGATCACCGTGGAGGGGGATCGGGCCGAGGCGGCCGTGAAGGTGGTATTTACCGGCGGGGAGACTCTGGAGGAAATCGGCGATGTGGTGCCCAGCTCCGGCGGCGGATATCTGCTGGAGATAAAACTGGAGAGGGAAGACGGCGAATGGAAGGCGGTGCGCAGCCGCTGGACGGATATCGGCTTCATGGAAGCCCTCTGAGGAGTGGCATAATCAGTACAAAAGACGGGGTCCGGGGTCGACATCGGCGTGATCTTTCGCTTCC contains the following coding sequences:
- a CDS encoding nuclear transport factor 2 family protein, whose translation is MSIPLHHRLRIPAVLLLVASIMLSVVSCRKSLSDEDLIRGIIESAARAAVEKDIKGVTEHVSDSYKDEYGNDRDALKGLLFVYFRQYDRINVYIRDTEITVEGDRAEAAVKVVFTGGETLEEIGDVVPSSGGGYLLEIKLEREDGEWKAVRSRWTDIGFMEAL